ATCAGCGGCATCACCACACACGAATAATCATCCTGACCCGCAGACCTGACGATACCCGGTTTCCTCCCCGAACCCAATTCAAATGCAATGGTTTCACCATCAACCACCTCAATGGCATCCATTAGGTAATCAGCATTATATCCAACTTCGAGTTTTTCACCATCGTAAGACACATCAATTTCTTCCCTGGCTTCGCCGACGTCGGCATGCTGCGATTGAAGAACCATCCGGTTTTCGTAGATAGTCAAAAGAACGGTCCGAAATTCTTCGGACGATACGACGACCCACATTCTCCTCAGGGCATGCAGAAAATCATCTCTAGGCAAAAACAGAACCGTTCCTGTTTCAGTGGGAATCACCCGTTTGTAATCCGGATACTCCGCGTTCACCAAGCTTACTTTCAGCATCACATTCGTCGTTCGAACGATAAACATCTGTCCCATTAACCCTATGGAAACATGTTCAGGGTCGCTTTCCACCAGTTTGCGGATTTCTCCAATTCCTTTTCTGGGAAGAATCACCCCGGCGGGAACATCAAGAAATTCTGTTGCATCCAGATTTTTATGCACCATAGACAGGCGATGTCCATCCGTCGAAACCATTCTGATGGTAACACCTTCCGAATTTTTTTCAATTTGCAGAAAGATACCATTCAAATTTCGTCTCAATTCGTCCGTTGACATCGCAGAATAAACCTTACGCACCATTTCTTTGAGGAGATTTCCTGAAACGGGGTACAATGGTATGTTTTCCTCGGCCACAACACTGGGATAATCGTCAGCGGATATCCCCATGATCCGGTACACCGTTTTTTGACAAGTGAGGGTAACAATGTTACGGGAATCCATACTGACATGAACCTCTTCCCCCCAAATTTCCCGTACGATTTCGTAAAGTTTTTTTGCGGACAGGGTGGTTTTTCCGGCTTCGGTGACAGACGCCTCATAGCGTGCAACGAGACTTATTTCACGGTCTGTTGCCACGACCTTGATCAACCCATCCTCCGCTTCTAAAAGAATGTTGCTTAAGATGGGAAGGGTTGTTTTTTTTTCCACAATCCCCAACGTTTTCTGCAAACCATCGAGCAAAACCTCTCTTTTGATCGTGAAATTCATCTTGGTTGTCCTTTCCGTTTCTGAGTCATTATTTTTAAATTTTTTTATATTTAAATTAAACTAGTCGTAGTAAAAGAACTTGTGGATAGGGTGAATATCATTTTTAAATCATCTGTATTTATGTTCTTACGTTTTCCTTTTCCTGTGGATAAGCTCTTTAATTCCAGGTTAACGACGTTGAAGAATTTCGTCTTCCAAATCCTGTAAGACTTTTTTCATTTCATGATCCGTTTCCAGTAACTTTTTTATTTTGTTATCTGCATAAATCACCGTTGAGTGGTCACGCCCCCCCATTTTTGCTCCGATGTCCGGAAACGAGGAGTTGGTCAGTTTTCGGGACAGATACATGGCCATCTGACGCGCCGAAGCAAGATGTTTATTTTTTTTCGGTGATTTGAGATCCGATATTTTGAGATTGAAGCGTTCTGAAACAGCTTTCATGACATCGTCGATGGAGATGGTAGATTTTGGATTTGTCTTTAATATTCTGTTCAACACCTGTCGGACCAGGTCCAGGCTGATCTTTTTTTTCGTCAATGAGGAGTAGGCGATGGTTTGCGTCAGGAAGCCCTCGAGTTCACGAATGTTGGAGTCTGCGTGGGACGCGATGTACATGGCTGCATCATGGGGTAATTCAATGTGATTTTCTTGGGCTTTTTTTTCCAGTATCGCAATTCTTGTTTCAATTTCCGGCGGTTGGATATCGGCGATTAAGCCCCATTCGAAACGCGATCGCAAACGTCCTTCCAGGTTGGGAATATCTTTCGGAAAATTATCACTTGTCATAACGATTTGTTTTCCTGAATCGTGCAGGGTATTGAACGTGTGAAAAAATTCCTCCTGGGTACGCTCCTTTCCAGCGATAAATTGAATATCGTCAATCAGAAGACAGTCAATTGTACGAAATTTTGTTCGGAATTTCTGCATTTTGTCGTGACGGATGGAACTGATCAGTTCGTTGATGAATTCTTCTGCGGACAGGTACAGGACATTCATGTCCGGATACAGCGTGTAGGTTAAAAGTCCTATAGCGTTCAACAGGTGGGTTTTCCCAAGCCCGACCCCCCCGTAAATGAAAAAAGGATTATAGTTTTTCGCAGGATGTTCCGCCACGGCAATTGATGCCGCATGGGCAAACTGGTTGGAAGACCCGACAACAAATCGGTCAAAGGCGTAATTGGTATTTAAGGTATGATGGTACTGCATTCTTGACGTGTTTGCCGGTGCCTGCGGTGCTGTTACATGATACGTCCGGGTGCCGCTTTCTTCAGAAACCTCATTCCTCCCTTCACCCTGAGCAATGACAAAGACAATATTCGTATTATAGCCCATGGTTATATCAAGACATTCCTGAATTGTATGGCGGTAATTATCCAGAAGCCAGTCTTTGAAAAACCGATTGGGAACGGCAAAGCAGATCTGGTTTTCCTCGATGGAAAGAATTCTAACAGGCTTGATCCAGGTTTCATAGTTCTGTTTGGGAATTTTTTCCTGAATTAGCTTTTGAGTATTTTCCCATAAAATCTGCACGATTACAAATCTCCATCAACATTATTATCCACATCTGTGGATAGTTTTGCAAAGCTTTTCTGCCTTCTGGACCATCGTGGTTTGCATTGCCGGTCTTTGTACATTTGATGAATTAAGAATGATTGAGCAGATCAGTCCGCATGTATGGTAAACAGGAGTTCAACTATCCTTCCCAGTTCTTCCGTTGAGGAAAATCTGATTTCAATCGATCCATTTTTAATTCTTTTTTTGATCTGTACCCGTGTCATGAGTACGTTTGATAGTTGCTTTTCCAGATCGTACAGATAGGCTTCCCTGTCGGCCACTTGTTTTTTCCGTTTGGGTGTTTTCATGGCTTGGATGAGCCTTTCCGTTTCTCGTACGTTCATTTCTTTTTTCACAATGGTTTCAAAAACCGATGTCTGTAAAGGACCCGCGTCTAGGGAAAGAATGGCGCGGGCATGGCCAGCCGTAATTTTCTTTTCAACCAGGGCACGTTGAATGTTTCCGGGCAGTTTCAGAAGGCGGATCGTATTGGCGATGGTGGATCGATCCTTGCCAATTTTTGCAGCAATGTTTTCGTGTGTCTGACCAAAGATTTCAACCAGGGTATTATACGCACTGGCTTCTTCCAGAGGATTTAGTTCTTCCCGCTGAAGGTTTTCTATCAGGGAAAGTTCCGCCGCCTCAATGTCGCTGGCGTTTCTGATAATGATAGGAACATTTTTCAGACCCGCCTCCTGGGCGGCACGCCACCGTCTTTCTCCCGCAATGATTTCGTAACCCATATCGGTTTTGCGTACGACGATAGGTTGAATAATACCGTTTTTACGAACGGATGCGACAAGTTCCTTCTGTTCCAAGTCGCTGAAATTCTTTCGTGGTTGAAAGCGATTCGGTTGGATCTCCTCAATACCGCACGTAATCAGATGAGGACGGTCCCTGATCTCTGCTATATCTGCCAGCAGGTCGGGAAACATGGCTTCCAATCCACGGCCTAAGGACTGTTTGGGTGGCATTTACATTCTCCCGCAATTAAGGAATTCCTGGGTCAGCTCCAGATACGACATCGCGCCCCGGGATCGAATATCATACAATATGATAGGCAAGCCATGGCTGGGACTTTCAGATAGGCGAACATTCCGGGGAATCACGGTTTTGAATACCCTGCTGCCGAAATGTTCGCGTATATTCTCGCTGACCCGATGTGAAAGTCTGTTTCTCGAAT
The Deltaproteobacteria bacterium DNA segment above includes these coding regions:
- the dnaN gene encoding DNA polymerase III subunit beta, encoding MNFTIKREVLLDGLQKTLGIVEKKTTLPILSNILLEAEDGLIKVVATDREISLVARYEASVTEAGKTTLSAKKLYEIVREIWGEEVHVSMDSRNIVTLTCQKTVYRIMGISADDYPSVVAEENIPLYPVSGNLLKEMVRKVYSAMSTDELRRNLNGIFLQIEKNSEGVTIRMVSTDGHRLSMVHKNLDATEFLDVPAGVILPRKGIGEIRKLVESDPEHVSIGLMGQMFIVRTTNVMLKVSLVNAEYPDYKRVIPTETGTVLFLPRDDFLHALRRMWVVVSSEEFRTVLLTIYENRMVLQSQHADVGEAREEIDVSYDGEKLEVGYNADYLMDAIEVVDGETIAFELGSGRKPGIVRSAGQDDYSCVVMPLII
- the dnaA gene encoding chromosomal replication initiator protein DnaA, producing the protein MVQILWENTQKLIQEKIPKQNYETWIKPVRILSIEENQICFAVPNRFFKDWLLDNYRHTIQECLDITMGYNTNIVFVIAQGEGRNEVSEESGTRTYHVTAPQAPANTSRMQYHHTLNTNYAFDRFVVGSSNQFAHAASIAVAEHPAKNYNPFFIYGGVGLGKTHLLNAIGLLTYTLYPDMNVLYLSAEEFINELISSIRHDKMQKFRTKFRTIDCLLIDDIQFIAGKERTQEEFFHTFNTLHDSGKQIVMTSDNFPKDIPNLEGRLRSRFEWGLIADIQPPEIETRIAILEKKAQENHIELPHDAAMYIASHADSNIRELEGFLTQTIAYSSLTKKKISLDLVRQVLNRILKTNPKSTISIDDVMKAVSERFNLKISDLKSPKKNKHLASARQMAMYLSRKLTNSSFPDIGAKMGGRDHSTVIYADNKIKKLLETDHEMKKVLQDLEDEILQRR
- a CDS encoding ParB/RepB/Spo0J family partition protein, which codes for MPPKQSLGRGLEAMFPDLLADIAEIRDRPHLITCGIEEIQPNRFQPRKNFSDLEQKELVASVRKNGIIQPIVVRKTDMGYEIIAGERRWRAAQEAGLKNVPIIIRNASDIEAAELSLIENLQREELNPLEEASAYNTLVEIFGQTHENIAAKIGKDRSTIANTIRLLKLPGNIQRALVEKKITAGHARAILSLDAGPLQTSVFETIVKKEMNVRETERLIQAMKTPKRKKQVADREAYLYDLEKQLSNVLMTRVQIKKRIKNGSIEIRFSSTEELGRIVELLFTIHAD